The genome window TCAACAATTCTTTTGAAGCAATTGAAAATGAAGGGAAAGTTACACTTTCATTATCAGTATTAGAGGGTAAAATTCAATTGAAACTTAAGGATACTGGGAAAGGGATTCCAGAAAATATTCTTCCGAAATTAATAGAGGAAGGACGCACATATAATAAAAAAGGTGGCACAGGTCTTGGTCTTTCTCATGCTAACAAATTAATTAAAAATTGGGGAGGTGATTTTTCTATTCAATCGCAAGAAAATTATGGGACTACAGTATCAATGAGTTTTGCAAAAGCAATTTCCCCTGCTTGGTTTTTGCCCAAATTAAGTATCCCTGAAAATTCTTTAGTTGTAGTGTTAGACGATGATGAATCAATTCATAGTACTTGGAAAGAAAAATTTAAGAGTCTTAGCGATGCTAATATTACATTACAACATTTTATAAATCCTAGTGCTTTTTTTACTTGGTACGATGACATAAAAAAGAATTTAAACAAAAATTTGTTTGTTTTGTGCGACTATGAATTTATGAATTCATCTGAAAATGGAGTTTCAATATTAAGAAAATTAAATATACCTGATCAATCTGTCTTAGTTTCAAGTAAATTTGATGATTCAACGTTACAAATAGATTGTGAAAAATGTGGAATTAAATTGATACCAAAATGTTTAGTCTATTTATTACCTATTTTTGTTGAAAAAGGAATATCTAAAAATTCAAATTTTTCTGATAAAGTAAAAGACTATAGTGTTACAAATGATTCAGAAGTTTTTGCTGTTTTAATTGATGATGATATTTTCATGCATGACTTATGGAAATTAACAGCAAAAGATAAATGTATAGTTTGTTTTCAAGACCCCGAATCTTTTTTTATGCAAATGCATAAATTTAGTAAAGATATAAATATTTATATAGATTCTTCCTTATCAGGAAACAAAAAGGGAGAAGATATTGCAAAAGAAATTTATCAATTAGGATTTAAAAATATCTACTTAGCAACAGGTTATCATCCAAAACATTTCCCTGAGATGCCATGGATAAAAGAAATTCGTGATAAAACTCCACCTTGGTTTAATTGAAATTCTAATTTTAGCAGTGACATTTTTTAGACTCCAAGATTTTTGGTAATAAATAAAATATTATTTTAAAGTAATAAAAATTTTTGGAGGTAATATATGCAGCGTATAAATGAAAAATTTGAAAAATTAAACATCATTTATAGAAATCATCCCCTCATTTCTTTTTTAAATGATAATACGAAACCCCCTTTAGGAAAATTATCTTTTATTCCGTTACTTTCTCCAAAAATTTTCAGAGTCACTAACCACGATTTGGAATTCAAATAATGTCAATTCACGAAAATGTTTTTATGAACTTGTTGGTTTACTTTATAATGCTATTCCAATCGAGAAATATATTATTTTAGAATCAGTAGAAAGAAATGGTAATATTCTTTTTAAAGCTTTTTCTTCTATTGCTGAAGAATTGAGTTTAGTTACTGGAAATAAATATGTTTACTTTGGTCAACATCATTTTGAACTGGAATCAGGTAGAGCAATAAGTGAACTTTATAAAGCAAATATTAATTATATAAATAATTATCAATTGAATTCTGAAGAGTTTAATAAATCTTGTTTTTTAATTGATAAAGTATACGATATTTTTAATTTATTTTGGCTAGATCTTTATAATTATGCAGTAAATTATACTAATAAATTAAGTTAAAATATTAAAATATTTTACAAAGTTATCGAATTTTAATTTTTAAATATTTTATTTAAACAAATAAAAAAACCCTTTATTTTAAAATTTAAATAAAATAAAGGGTAAATTTTTAAGTTTCAAAATTGCAAATTAGTTATTGGATTCAAACTCAGCGTCAACAACTCCATCTTTGTTTTTAGAATTGTTTTGATTGTTACCTTGTTGTTGTCCGCCTGCACCAGTTCCTGGGTTTGCGCCTGGTTGAGCGCCTTGTGCGCCGGCATTTTTATACATTTCTTCTGCCAATTTATGGGCTTTCGCTTCAAGAGAAGCAATTGCTGCTTCTAAAGCTGCTTTGTCTTCGCTCTTTGTTTCGAGTACAGAACGCGCGCTTGTTAATTCTGTTTCTAAAGAAGCCTTCATATCAGCTGGAAGTTTGTCGCCATTTTCTTTTAAATTCTTTTCAGTTTGGAAGATAATACTATCTAACTTGTTGCGACTATCAATAGCTTCACGACGTGCTTTGTCTTCTGCAGCATGGCGCTCTGCTTCTTCCATCATGCGTTTGATTTCTGCTTCAGAAAGTCCGCCAGAGTTAGAAACAGTAATTTTTTGTTCTTTACTTGTTCCAAGATCTTTTGCTGAAACATTTAGAATACCGTTAGCGTCAATATCAAATGTTACTTCGATTTGCGGAACACCACGTGGTGCAGCTGGGATTTCAGTTAAGTTAAATTGTCCAAGACGGCGGTTGTCACGAGCCATTTCGCGTTCACCTTGGAATACACCAATTTCCACGCTTGTTTGGTTATCGGCTGCTGTCGAGAAAATTTGGCTTGCACGTTTTGGAATAGTGCTGTTGCGTTCAATAAGTTTAGTAAATACGCCACCAAGTGTTTCAATACCTAAACTTAAAGGAGTAACATCAAGTAATAGAACGTCTTTTACTTCACCGCCGAGAACGCCAGCTTGTACCGCTGCACCAACAGCGACAACTTCGTCAGGGTTCACTGTGCGGTTTGGTTCTTTCTTGAAGAAAGCTTTTACTTTGTCACCAACTAAAGGAATACGTGTAGAACCACCAACCATTACAACTTCATCTATTTGTTCAACAGAAAGGTTAGCGTCACGTAAAGCTGCGCGGCATGGCTCGATTGTTCTATCAATGATGTCCATGATCATTTGTTCAAATTGGGAGCGCATCAAGCTTACAGCAAGGTGTTTTGGTCCTGTTTGATCTGCTGTTAAGTATGGTAGATTGATGTCTACTTTAGTTTGTCCAGAAAGTTCAATTTTTGCTTTTTCTGCAGCTTCTTTTAAACGTTGCATCGCCATTGGGTCTTTAGACACATCAATAGAAGTTTGTTTTTTGAACTCAGCAACTAGAAATTCAATTAAACGTTCATCAACGTTGTCACCACCAAGGTGTGTGTCTCCATTTGTGGAAAGAACTTCAACAACGTTGTCGCCTACTTCAAGAACAGAAACATCGAATGTACCGCCACCAAAGTCATAAACAGCTATTTTTTGGTTTGTTTTTTTGTCTAAACCATACGCAAGTGCAGCTGCTGTAGGCTCGTTGATGATCCGTAGTACTTCAAGACCTGCAATTTTACCTGCATCTTTTGTAGCTTGGCGTTGGGAGTCATTAAAATATGCTGGAACTGTAATAACAGCTTTAGTTACGCTTTGGCCAAGGTAACTTTCTGCAGCTTCTTTTAATTTTTGCAGAACTTTTGCTGAAATTTCAGGTGGAGCCATGTCTTTTCCACCAATTTCAAATAAAACTTTATCACTTGCGCCTTTTTTTACTAAATATGGCATTTTTGTAGCTTCTTCTGAGCGTTCGGAGAAGTGGCTACCGATAAAGCGTTTTGCTGAGTAAATAGTGTTACGTGGATTTGTTACTGCTTGGTTGCGAGCTGCACGCCCAACAATAAATTCGCCATCGCGTGTGTAAGCTACAACTGAGGGAGTTGTGCGTTCACCTTCTTGATTTGTAATGACTTTTGCTTGACCATTTTCCATAACAGCCACAACCGAGTTGGTTGTTCCCAAGTCGATACCAATTATTTTACTCATACTAGAACCTCCAAAAAAGGATAAAAATTGATCATTTTGTTTTAAATGCTTAGGGAAAAGATTTGTGTTTTTAGGCTGTTATGTATGAGCCTGAAATCAGGAAGCTTCCTTTCCCTGCTTTCCAGAAACATAAGCACCTATTTTCTTGTGTCAACTAAACTTTTTGAAAACAGGTCAATTTGTTTCTACTTCTTTTTGAGGGTGTATCCTTTAAAAGAGTTAAGTAGATAAATAAATTGAATTATGTGGTGGGATAGAGGGTGTCAAAATTGAGGAATGAGAGAAAATAAGCAAGTCAAGCTTATAAGACAGCTAAAAAAAGTTAATAAAATAAATTTAAAGAACAAAAATGTCTTAAAGTGATAGTTTAGTGGAATAAAATTTGCAGGCTTTTGGAGTATCGGCTAAATGAATATACTAGGCTTTTTTTTAGTGCTTTTGGAGAGTGGTAATTGTGTTAGATAGTTTAATCGATTTTTTTACAACTTACGGTTCAATTGCAGTTTTTGGGGTCCTTCTATTGTGTGGATTTGGCCTACCAATTCCTGAAGATATTACACTGGTTGCGGGTGGCGTAATATCTTCCGTAGCTTGCAATGTAGATGGCTCATTTTTACAGGCCTTAAATGATTGTAACGAAGTGCATATCATGCTTCTGATTTCTATGGCAGGAGTTTTAATAGGTGATAGCACTATGTTTTTCTTAGGAAGAATATATGGTAAAAAACTGTTAAAAGTTAGATTTTTTTCAAAAATAGTGACTGAAAAAAGATATTCTTGGATCCAAGAAAAATTTGCAAAACATGGGTTTTGGCTTATTTTTGCAGCTCGATTTATGCCTGGATTGCGATCCCCTATTTTTGTTGTGACAGGGATTACACGTCAGGTCTCTTATCTTAAATTTTTATTAACTGATGGATTTGCAGCTTTAATTAGTGTTCCAGTCTGGGTTTACTTAGGATTTTGGGGCGAACGTCAATTAAGTGATTTAAATTTACTCGATCATTATGTGAAAAAAGGACAATATGGAATATTTGCTGTACTAGGAATAGCAATTATAACATTAATTATTGTCTGGTTTATCAAAAAGAAAATTAATGAAAAAACGGGTATATAAAAATTAACAAGTTAACATGAAAGTAAATTAGAATGGAATTTTTGTATCTGGATTCAAGGTTTTCTCTACCTACAGCAATGCTTAAATATTTAGGTTTTTTGATTGCAATAACTATGTCTCAAGCAGCAATAGCTATTGTTGCAAGAAAAAAAGGTGACACTTCTGCGCAAACGTCGCAAATGGCAACATTGAATCCTTTGCCACATATTGAATTATTTGGAACAGTAGTGATTCCTTTTATTCTGATATTTGCAAACTCTCCATTAGTTATTGGTTGGCCAAAGCAATTTAGTATTGAAACTAGGTATTTTAAAAAAATAAAAAGTGATATAAATTTAGTATATTCTTCTGGGATATTAATTAATTTTCTTATAGCATTAATATGCACAGTAATATTAAAATTTATGGGCAATATAACAATTTCCCAAGGTGCGGATTACTCTAGTCCAGAAATATTATCAAGAATGATATTATCTTATATATGTTTTTCAAATATTGTTATCGGAGCCTTAAATATACTACCATTTCCTGGTTCGTCTGGATGGAAGATATTAATAAATAATTTATCTTATGATCTATCGCGTAAAGCGCAAGAAAAGCAGATGTTTATATATATTGTGTTTTTAATTTTATTAATAACCGGTATTTTAGATTTTTACTTTTATTTTTTCATAAATCTTTTTCGCGCTATTAATTTGTTATAAGGTTACATATGTCCAAAGACCTTACTTATACAATTTATAGTCATTCAGATGCTGATGGTGGAATAGCTGCAGCATTATTTTCAAAATATATTCATGAAAAATATGCAAAATTTGGTTGGAATATTGAAATAAATCCAGTGAATCATGTATCTTCACTAGGGGAGTGGAGTCTGCGGGAAATTAAATGGCCCTGTGCTATTCTTGATTTTTCATTACATCCGGCCTTTCTAAATAATAAGTTTTTTTCAACTAAACAAACTCTTGAAAAAAAATTAGCTAATGAAAAGCAAATACCTGAATGTTATTGGATTGATCATCATCCCACAGGTTCTAGTTTTCCTTTTTTAAATGAAAAAAATACATCTGAAATTATCCCCAATGTTATAACAAAGTGGGATACACAAGCTATAAGTACTCCAGGGCTACTGCGCACTCATCATCATGAATTATCTTTTCCTATTAAAATATTAAAAGAATATGAAGAGTTTATTGA of Pigmentibacter sp. JX0631 contains these proteins:
- a CDS encoding site-2 protease family protein, with translation MEFLYLDSRFSLPTAMLKYLGFLIAITMSQAAIAIVARKKGDTSAQTSQMATLNPLPHIELFGTVVIPFILIFANSPLVIGWPKQFSIETRYFKKIKSDINLVYSSGILINFLIALICTVILKFMGNITISQGADYSSPEILSRMILSYICFSNIVIGALNILPFPGSSGWKILINNLSYDLSRKAQEKQMFIYIVFLILLITGILDFYFYFFINLFRAINLL
- a CDS encoding DedA family protein → MLDSLIDFFTTYGSIAVFGVLLLCGFGLPIPEDITLVAGGVISSVACNVDGSFLQALNDCNEVHIMLLISMAGVLIGDSTMFFLGRIYGKKLLKVRFFSKIVTEKRYSWIQEKFAKHGFWLIFAARFMPGLRSPIFVVTGITRQVSYLKFLLTDGFAALISVPVWVYLGFWGERQLSDLNLLDHYVKKGQYGIFAVLGIAIITLIIVWFIKKKINEKTGI
- the dnaK gene encoding molecular chaperone DnaK, translated to MSKIIGIDLGTTNSVVAVMENGQAKVITNQEGERTTPSVVAYTRDGEFIVGRAARNQAVTNPRNTIYSAKRFIGSHFSERSEEATKMPYLVKKGASDKVLFEIGGKDMAPPEISAKVLQKLKEAAESYLGQSVTKAVITVPAYFNDSQRQATKDAGKIAGLEVLRIINEPTAAALAYGLDKKTNQKIAVYDFGGGTFDVSVLEVGDNVVEVLSTNGDTHLGGDNVDERLIEFLVAEFKKQTSIDVSKDPMAMQRLKEAAEKAKIELSGQTKVDINLPYLTADQTGPKHLAVSLMRSQFEQMIMDIIDRTIEPCRAALRDANLSVEQIDEVVMVGGSTRIPLVGDKVKAFFKKEPNRTVNPDEVVAVGAAVQAGVLGGEVKDVLLLDVTPLSLGIETLGGVFTKLIERNSTIPKRASQIFSTAADNQTSVEIGVFQGEREMARDNRRLGQFNLTEIPAAPRGVPQIEVTFDIDANGILNVSAKDLGTSKEQKITVSNSGGLSEAEIKRMMEEAERHAAEDKARREAIDSRNKLDSIIFQTEKNLKENGDKLPADMKASLETELTSARSVLETKSEDKAALEAAIASLEAKAHKLAEEMYKNAGAQGAQPGANPGTGAGGQQQGNNQNNSKNKDGVVDAEFESNN